In a genomic window of Arvicanthis niloticus isolate mArvNil1 chromosome 8, mArvNil1.pat.X, whole genome shotgun sequence:
- the Faf2 gene encoding FAS-associated factor 2 isoform X3 gives MAAPEEQDLTQEQTEKLLQFQDLTGIESMEQCRLALEQHNWNMEAAVQDRLNEQEGVPSVFSPPPSRPLQGLLGWGYYLIMLPFRFTYYTILDIFRFALRFIRPDPRSRVTDPVGDIVSFMHSFEEKYGRAHPVFYQGTYSQALNDAKRELRFLLVYLHGDDHQDSDEFCRNALCAPEVISLINSRMLFWACSTNKPEGYRVSQALRENTYPFLAMIMLKDRRMTVVGRLEGLIQPDDLINQLTFIMDANQTYLVSERLEREERNQTQVLRQQQDEAYLASLRADQEKERKKREERERKRRKEEEVQQQKLAEERRRQNLQEEKERKLECLPPEPSPDDPESVKIIFKLPNDSRVERRFHFSQSLTVIHDFLFSLKESPEKFQIEANFPRRVLPCVPSEEWPNPPTLQEAGLSHTEVLFVQDLTDE, from the exons GATCTCACTGGCATAGAATCCATGGAGCAGTGTCGTCTTGCCTTGGAGCAGCATAACTGGAACATGGAG GCTGCTGTCCAGGACAGACTGAATGAGCAAGAGGGTGTACCAAGTGTTTTCAGTCCACCTCCATCTCGACCCCTACAG GGCCTGCTTGGATGGGGTTATTACTTGATAATGCTTCCGTTCCGGTTTACCTATTACACGATACTTGATATATTTAG GTTTGCTCTTCGTTTTATACGGCCTGACCCTCGCAGCCGGGTCACTGACCCTGTTGGGGACATTGTTTCATTTATGCACTCTTTTGAAGAGAAATATGGGAGGGCACACCCTGTCTTCTACCAGGGAACGTACAGCCAG GCACTTAATGATGCCAAGCGGGAACTCCGATTCCTTTTGGTTTATCTTCACGGAGATGACCACCAGGACTCTGATGAGTTCTGCCG CAATGCTCTCTGCGCACCTGAGGTCATCTCGCTGATAAACAGCAGGATGCTTTTTTGGGCTTGTTCTACAAACAAACCAGAGGGGTACAGGG TCTCCCAGGCTTTACGAGAGAACACCTATCCATTCCTGGCAATGATTATGTTGAAGGATCGGCGAATGACTGTGGTAGGGAGGCTAGAAGGCCTCATTCAACCCGATGACCTCATCAACCAGCTGACATTCATCATGGATGCAAACCAGACTTACCTGGTGTCAGAACGCCTAGAAAG GGAAGaaaggaaccaaacccaggtgcTGAGACAACAACAGGATGAAGCCTATCTGGCTTCACTAAGGGCAGaccaggagaaagagaggaagaagagggaggagagggagcgGAAACGccggaaggaggaggaggtgcagCAGCAGAAGCTGGCTGAGGAGCGAAGGCGACAG AACTtacaggaggaaaaggagaggaagctggagtgcctgcccccggagccctcccCCGATGACCCTGAAAGTGTCAAGATTATTTTCAAGTTACCCAATGATTCCAGAGTAGAGAGACGGTTCCATTTTTCACAGTCTCTAACA GTCATCCATGACTTCTTATTCTCCTTGAAGGAAAGCCCTGAAAAGTTTCAGATTGAAGCCAATTTTCCAAGACGGGTACTTCCCTGTGTCCCTTCAGAGGAATGGCCCAACCCCCCCACACTGCAGGAGGCGGGACTCAGCCACACAGAAGTTCTCTTTGTTCAGGACCTGACAGATGAATGA
- the Faf2 gene encoding FAS-associated factor 2 isoform X1, translated as MAAPEEQDLTQEQTEKLLQFQDLTGIESMEQCRLALEQHNWNMEAAVQDRLNEQEGVPSVFSPPPSRPLQVNTADHRIYSYVVSRPQPRGLLGWGYYLIMLPFRFTYYTILDIFRFALRFIRPDPRSRVTDPVGDIVSFMHSFEEKYGRAHPVFYQGTYSQALNDAKRELRFLLVYLHGDDHQDSDEFCRNALCAPEVISLINSRMLFWACSTNKPEGYRVSQALRENTYPFLAMIMLKDRRMTVVGRLEGLIQPDDLINQLTFIMDANQTYLVSERLEREERNQTQVLRQQQDEAYLASLRADQEKERKKREERERKRRKEEEVQQQKLAEERRRQNLQEEKERKLECLPPEPSPDDPESVKIIFKLPNDSRVERRFHFSQSLTVIHDFLFSLKESPEKFQIEANFPRRVLPCVPSEEWPNPPTLQEAGLSHTEVLFVQDLTDE; from the exons GATCTCACTGGCATAGAATCCATGGAGCAGTGTCGTCTTGCCTTGGAGCAGCATAACTGGAACATGGAG GCTGCTGTCCAGGACAGACTGAATGAGCAAGAGGGTGTACCAAGTGTTTTCAGTCCACCTCCATCTCGACCCCTACAGGTTAATACAGCTGACCACAGGATCTACAGCTATGTTGTCTCAAGACCACAACCAAGG GGCCTGCTTGGATGGGGTTATTACTTGATAATGCTTCCGTTCCGGTTTACCTATTACACGATACTTGATATATTTAG GTTTGCTCTTCGTTTTATACGGCCTGACCCTCGCAGCCGGGTCACTGACCCTGTTGGGGACATTGTTTCATTTATGCACTCTTTTGAAGAGAAATATGGGAGGGCACACCCTGTCTTCTACCAGGGAACGTACAGCCAG GCACTTAATGATGCCAAGCGGGAACTCCGATTCCTTTTGGTTTATCTTCACGGAGATGACCACCAGGACTCTGATGAGTTCTGCCG CAATGCTCTCTGCGCACCTGAGGTCATCTCGCTGATAAACAGCAGGATGCTTTTTTGGGCTTGTTCTACAAACAAACCAGAGGGGTACAGGG TCTCCCAGGCTTTACGAGAGAACACCTATCCATTCCTGGCAATGATTATGTTGAAGGATCGGCGAATGACTGTGGTAGGGAGGCTAGAAGGCCTCATTCAACCCGATGACCTCATCAACCAGCTGACATTCATCATGGATGCAAACCAGACTTACCTGGTGTCAGAACGCCTAGAAAG GGAAGaaaggaaccaaacccaggtgcTGAGACAACAACAGGATGAAGCCTATCTGGCTTCACTAAGGGCAGaccaggagaaagagaggaagaagagggaggagagggagcgGAAACGccggaaggaggaggaggtgcagCAGCAGAAGCTGGCTGAGGAGCGAAGGCGACAG AACTtacaggaggaaaaggagaggaagctggagtgcctgcccccggagccctcccCCGATGACCCTGAAAGTGTCAAGATTATTTTCAAGTTACCCAATGATTCCAGAGTAGAGAGACGGTTCCATTTTTCACAGTCTCTAACA GTCATCCATGACTTCTTATTCTCCTTGAAGGAAAGCCCTGAAAAGTTTCAGATTGAAGCCAATTTTCCAAGACGGGTACTTCCCTGTGTCCCTTCAGAGGAATGGCCCAACCCCCCCACACTGCAGGAGGCGGGACTCAGCCACACAGAAGTTCTCTTTGTTCAGGACCTGACAGATGAATGA
- the Faf2 gene encoding FAS-associated factor 2 isoform X2 — protein sequence MRALPSPVTNFLLWDLTGIESMEQCRLALEQHNWNMEAAVQDRLNEQEGVPSVFSPPPSRPLQVNTADHRIYSYVVSRPQPRGLLGWGYYLIMLPFRFTYYTILDIFRFALRFIRPDPRSRVTDPVGDIVSFMHSFEEKYGRAHPVFYQGTYSQALNDAKRELRFLLVYLHGDDHQDSDEFCRNALCAPEVISLINSRMLFWACSTNKPEGYRVSQALRENTYPFLAMIMLKDRRMTVVGRLEGLIQPDDLINQLTFIMDANQTYLVSERLEREERNQTQVLRQQQDEAYLASLRADQEKERKKREERERKRRKEEEVQQQKLAEERRRQNLQEEKERKLECLPPEPSPDDPESVKIIFKLPNDSRVERRFHFSQSLTVIHDFLFSLKESPEKFQIEANFPRRVLPCVPSEEWPNPPTLQEAGLSHTEVLFVQDLTDE from the exons ATGCGAGCTCTGCCCTCTCCAGTTACTAACTTTCTGCTCTGG GATCTCACTGGCATAGAATCCATGGAGCAGTGTCGTCTTGCCTTGGAGCAGCATAACTGGAACATGGAG GCTGCTGTCCAGGACAGACTGAATGAGCAAGAGGGTGTACCAAGTGTTTTCAGTCCACCTCCATCTCGACCCCTACAGGTTAATACAGCTGACCACAGGATCTACAGCTATGTTGTCTCAAGACCACAACCAAGG GGCCTGCTTGGATGGGGTTATTACTTGATAATGCTTCCGTTCCGGTTTACCTATTACACGATACTTGATATATTTAG GTTTGCTCTTCGTTTTATACGGCCTGACCCTCGCAGCCGGGTCACTGACCCTGTTGGGGACATTGTTTCATTTATGCACTCTTTTGAAGAGAAATATGGGAGGGCACACCCTGTCTTCTACCAGGGAACGTACAGCCAG GCACTTAATGATGCCAAGCGGGAACTCCGATTCCTTTTGGTTTATCTTCACGGAGATGACCACCAGGACTCTGATGAGTTCTGCCG CAATGCTCTCTGCGCACCTGAGGTCATCTCGCTGATAAACAGCAGGATGCTTTTTTGGGCTTGTTCTACAAACAAACCAGAGGGGTACAGGG TCTCCCAGGCTTTACGAGAGAACACCTATCCATTCCTGGCAATGATTATGTTGAAGGATCGGCGAATGACTGTGGTAGGGAGGCTAGAAGGCCTCATTCAACCCGATGACCTCATCAACCAGCTGACATTCATCATGGATGCAAACCAGACTTACCTGGTGTCAGAACGCCTAGAAAG GGAAGaaaggaaccaaacccaggtgcTGAGACAACAACAGGATGAAGCCTATCTGGCTTCACTAAGGGCAGaccaggagaaagagaggaagaagagggaggagagggagcgGAAACGccggaaggaggaggaggtgcagCAGCAGAAGCTGGCTGAGGAGCGAAGGCGACAG AACTtacaggaggaaaaggagaggaagctggagtgcctgcccccggagccctcccCCGATGACCCTGAAAGTGTCAAGATTATTTTCAAGTTACCCAATGATTCCAGAGTAGAGAGACGGTTCCATTTTTCACAGTCTCTAACA GTCATCCATGACTTCTTATTCTCCTTGAAGGAAAGCCCTGAAAAGTTTCAGATTGAAGCCAATTTTCCAAGACGGGTACTTCCCTGTGTCCCTTCAGAGGAATGGCCCAACCCCCCCACACTGCAGGAGGCGGGACTCAGCCACACAGAAGTTCTCTTTGTTCAGGACCTGACAGATGAATGA